Proteins from one Limimonas halophila genomic window:
- a CDS encoding VOC family protein has protein sequence MGVDMAKAIHMMIRVLDADRSIDFYNKAFGLQVADRFDLGSASLIYLRNEENDFEIELTVNHGREEPYDLGDGYGHVAFAVDDLDAEHARFQQLGLKPQDIKEINTDAGLSARFFFVQDPDGYKIEVLQRKGRFQ, from the coding sequence ATGGGAGTGGATATGGCCAAGGCGATCCACATGATGATCCGCGTCCTCGACGCGGACCGTTCCATCGATTTTTACAACAAGGCCTTCGGGTTGCAGGTGGCTGACCGGTTCGATCTCGGCAGTGCCTCGCTGATCTACCTGCGCAATGAGGAAAACGATTTCGAAATCGAGTTGACCGTCAATCACGGCCGCGAAGAGCCCTACGATCTGGGCGACGGCTACGGCCACGTGGCCTTCGCGGTGGACGACCTGGACGCCGAGCACGCGCGCTTTCAGCAGCTCGGTCTGAAGCCCCAGGACATCAAGGAGATCAACACCGACGCGGGTCTGTCGGCGCGGTTCTTCTTCGTCCAGGACCCGGACGGCTACAAGATCGAAGTGCTCCAACGGAAAGGCCGTTTTCAATAA